In Microbacterium esteraromaticum, the following proteins share a genomic window:
- a CDS encoding NADH:flavin oxidoreductase/NADH oxidase produces MTALSAPRLFTPLTIRSLTVPNRLWVSPMCMYSAIDGVPQDWHRTHLAQFASGGAGLIMAEATGIVPEGRISPRDTGIWNDEQRDAWSRIVGEVHERGGLIGIQLAHAGRKASTWWPWAAAAGSVRAEDGGWVTSAPSPVAFEGFATPDALDSAGIDRVVEAFAAAARRAIDAGFDVLEIHAAHGYLLHQFLSPLSNLRSDEYGGSLENRARLLLRVLDAVRAVAADGVPVFVRISATDHAEGGFTPEEAAAVGVWCGEHGADLIDVSSGGLVAHQRIDVHPGYQVPLAATVRQTGRIPVSAVGLITTGGQAEEILSSGAADAIFAGREWLRDPHFGLRAAHELGAEVPWPPQYLRARWR; encoded by the coding sequence GTGACTGCGCTCTCCGCTCCTCGACTCTTCACTCCCCTGACCATCCGATCGCTCACCGTCCCCAACCGGCTGTGGGTGTCTCCGATGTGCATGTACAGCGCCATAGACGGCGTCCCGCAGGACTGGCACCGCACGCACCTCGCCCAGTTCGCCTCCGGCGGCGCCGGACTGATCATGGCGGAGGCGACGGGAATCGTCCCGGAGGGGCGCATCTCCCCGCGCGACACCGGCATCTGGAACGATGAGCAACGCGACGCCTGGTCGCGGATCGTCGGCGAAGTGCACGAACGGGGCGGCCTGATCGGCATCCAGCTGGCACACGCCGGGCGGAAGGCCTCGACCTGGTGGCCGTGGGCGGCAGCGGCCGGCTCGGTACGGGCGGAGGACGGCGGGTGGGTGACATCGGCGCCCTCCCCCGTCGCCTTCGAGGGGTTCGCGACGCCGGACGCCCTCGATTCCGCGGGGATCGACAGAGTCGTCGAGGCGTTCGCCGCGGCGGCGCGGAGGGCCATCGACGCCGGGTTCGATGTTCTGGAGATCCACGCGGCGCACGGATACCTGCTGCACCAGTTCCTCTCCCCCCTGTCGAATCTGCGCTCGGACGAGTACGGAGGCTCGCTCGAGAACCGGGCCCGGCTGCTGCTGCGGGTGCTCGACGCGGTCCGCGCAGTGGCGGCGGACGGGGTTCCCGTCTTCGTGCGCATCTCTGCCACGGATCACGCCGAGGGCGGTTTCACACCGGAGGAGGCCGCCGCCGTCGGCGTCTGGTGCGGCGAGCACGGCGCAGATCTGATCGACGTCTCCAGCGGCGGTCTCGTCGCCCACCAGCGGATCGACGTCCACCCCGGCTATCAGGTTCCGCTCGCCGCGACCGTCCGGCAGACGGGGCGCATCCCGGTCTCAGCGGTCGGCCTGATCACCACCGGCGGCCAGGCCGAGGAGATCCTCTCATCGGGTGCCGCCGACGCGATCTTCGCCGGGCGGGAGTGGCTGCGCGACCCGCACTTCGGGCTTCGCGCCGCACATGAGCTCGGGGCCGAGGTCCCCTGGCCGCCGCAGTACCTCCGCGCTCGCTGGCGCTGA
- a CDS encoding ADP-dependent NAD(P)H-hydrate dehydratase, with product MLREWTRADTESMLRVPTADDDKYSRGVVGLRTGSLAYPGAAVLGVEAAWRAGAGYVLYAGDARDAVLARRPETVARTEAGRTRVGAWVIGSGTDAEHRDSAERDALDAILHGDAAAVIDAGALDLAAEGTAPRVLTPHAGEFARLRARLGLGDHDLDDESAREDAVLETAQRVRATVLLKGARTLVADPGGDAIVVGNGPTWLSTAGTGDVLAGVIGALIAADTGRPLAESAAAAVWVHGHAAARASGAVADDGSRAPGHPIVALDVAEALPGAIGQLLSGRRT from the coding sequence ATGCTGCGGGAGTGGACGAGAGCCGACACCGAGTCGATGCTGCGGGTGCCCACCGCGGACGACGACAAGTACTCACGGGGCGTGGTGGGGCTGCGCACCGGATCGCTCGCCTACCCGGGCGCGGCTGTTCTCGGAGTCGAAGCCGCCTGGCGCGCGGGCGCCGGCTACGTGCTGTACGCAGGCGATGCCAGGGACGCCGTGCTCGCCCGCCGCCCCGAGACCGTCGCGAGGACCGAGGCAGGCAGAACCCGCGTCGGGGCATGGGTTATCGGCTCGGGGACGGATGCCGAGCATCGCGACTCCGCGGAGCGCGACGCCCTCGACGCGATCCTCCACGGCGACGCGGCCGCGGTGATCGACGCGGGTGCGCTCGACCTCGCCGCGGAGGGAACAGCGCCCAGGGTGCTCACGCCGCACGCGGGTGAGTTCGCCCGGTTGCGCGCCAGGCTCGGACTCGGTGACCACGACCTCGACGACGAGAGCGCCCGGGAGGACGCCGTGCTCGAGACGGCACAGCGGGTGCGCGCCACCGTGCTCCTCAAGGGCGCCCGCACCCTCGTCGCGGACCCGGGCGGCGATGCGATCGTCGTGGGGAACGGCCCGACCTGGCTCTCGACCGCCGGCACCGGTGACGTTCTCGCGGGCGTTATCGGCGCGCTCATCGCCGCTGACACCGGCCGCCCGCTGGCCGAGTCCGCGGCGGCGGCGGTCTGGGTGCACGGGCACGCCGCGGCACGTGCATCCGGAGCCGTGGCGGACGACGGCAGCCGGGCACCAGGGCATCCGATCGTCGCGCTCGACGTCGCAGAGGCGCTGCCGGGCGCGATCGGACAGCTGCTGTCTGGGCGCCGCACGTGA
- a CDS encoding thiamine-binding protein — protein MLVAFSVAPSGDGRSDSVHDAVAAAVKVVRESGLAHRTTSMFTEIEGPDWDSVMDVVKRATEAVMPFGSRVSLVLKADIRPGYSGELDAKIERLERAIDDAS, from the coding sequence ATGCTCGTCGCATTCTCTGTCGCCCCGTCCGGCGACGGCCGCTCGGATTCCGTGCACGACGCCGTCGCCGCAGCCGTGAAGGTCGTGCGGGAGTCCGGACTCGCTCATCGCACGACGAGCATGTTCACTGAGATCGAGGGGCCCGACTGGGACTCGGTGATGGACGTCGTCAAGCGCGCCACCGAGGCCGTGATGCCGTTCGGGTCGCGGGTCTCGCTCGTGCTGAAGGCCGACATCCGGCCGGGGTACAGCGGCGAGCTGGATGCCAAGATCGAGCGCCTCGAGAGAGCCATCGACGACGCGTCGTAG
- a CDS encoding NUDIX hydrolase — MSDLADDMRVAGTAVVLRDGDEGLEVLLLRRPATGSFPGAWVFPGGRVDPGDESAGDGEEQAALRAAVRETREEAGIGIRDLATLSRWVPPVETPVRFRTWFFLARECGDQLKPNAGEIEEAVWMTPRRAFDRHATGALTLFPPTWVTLHALLEHRRVDDAFASLSAVARYETHMQKLESGMRALWAGDEEHPGAPGAAGARHRLTMGTPPWTYERD, encoded by the coding sequence ATGAGCGACCTCGCAGACGACATGCGCGTCGCGGGCACCGCGGTGGTGCTGCGCGACGGCGACGAAGGACTCGAGGTGCTGCTGCTTCGGCGACCGGCCACGGGGTCGTTCCCGGGCGCCTGGGTGTTCCCGGGCGGTCGCGTCGATCCCGGAGACGAATCGGCCGGTGATGGCGAGGAGCAGGCGGCCCTCCGGGCAGCGGTGCGCGAGACTCGTGAGGAGGCGGGGATCGGCATCCGCGACCTGGCGACGCTGTCGCGCTGGGTGCCTCCGGTCGAGACGCCCGTGAGGTTTCGCACCTGGTTCTTCCTCGCCCGTGAATGCGGCGACCAGCTGAAGCCGAACGCGGGCGAGATCGAGGAGGCCGTATGGATGACTCCACGCCGCGCCTTCGACCGGCACGCCACAGGGGCGCTCACGCTCTTCCCGCCGACCTGGGTCACACTGCACGCGCTTCTCGAGCACCGAAGGGTCGACGACGCATTCGCCTCGCTGAGCGCGGTCGCGCGCTACGAGACGCACATGCAGAAGCTCGAGAGCGGGATGCGCGCGCTGTGGGCAGGTGATGAGGAGCACCCTGGCGCCCCTGGTGCCGCGGGCGCGCGGCATCGCCTCACGATGGGCACGCCGCCCTGGACCTACGAGCGCGACTGA
- the metX gene encoding homoserine O-acetyltransferase MetX, whose product MDWQTTSEDTVPSAPVTEADVRLLRARPPATGAWRDGDPVGERRFTFLGDFRTENGDLLPATRLAWESWGELNEARDNAVLILHALTGDSHVRGAAGAGHPTAGWWDDIVGPGAAIDTDRWFVIAPNMLGGCQGSTGPASIAPDGREWASRFPYLTIRDQVAAQIRLADALGVERWAAVIGGSMGGMHALEWAVMQPERVERLAVLSSPPVTTADQLALNFVQLETVRMDPRFAGGEYYDAALGEGPHRGLALARRMALLNYRSPIELNQRFQRSWQSDVSPLGRGGRFAVESYLDFHGNKFTRRFDANSYLTVVEAMNSHDIGRDRGGVEQALHTITAKTLVLGIDTDRLFPVDGQQRIARSVPNLIDDEAVVLTSDFGHDGFLIETDPVGAHVERLLAS is encoded by the coding sequence ATGGACTGGCAGACGACCTCAGAGGACACGGTGCCCTCGGCGCCCGTGACCGAGGCCGACGTGCGCCTGCTGCGTGCCCGTCCCCCTGCGACCGGCGCCTGGCGCGATGGCGACCCTGTGGGCGAACGGCGCTTCACCTTCCTCGGCGACTTCCGCACAGAGAACGGCGACCTGCTGCCCGCCACCCGGCTCGCCTGGGAGTCGTGGGGAGAGTTGAACGAGGCCCGCGACAACGCTGTGCTGATCCTGCACGCCCTGACCGGCGACAGTCACGTGCGCGGTGCGGCCGGTGCAGGGCACCCCACTGCCGGCTGGTGGGACGACATCGTGGGCCCAGGCGCCGCGATCGACACCGACCGGTGGTTCGTCATCGCTCCGAACATGCTCGGCGGATGCCAGGGCTCCACGGGTCCCGCGAGCATCGCCCCCGACGGCCGGGAATGGGCCTCGCGCTTTCCCTACCTGACCATCCGCGACCAGGTGGCCGCACAGATCCGCCTCGCCGACGCGCTCGGCGTCGAGCGCTGGGCCGCCGTGATCGGCGGCTCCATGGGCGGCATGCACGCGCTGGAGTGGGCGGTCATGCAGCCCGAGCGCGTCGAGCGCCTTGCGGTGCTGTCGTCTCCGCCCGTGACCACCGCCGACCAGCTGGCCCTGAACTTCGTGCAGCTCGAGACCGTGCGCATGGACCCCCGCTTCGCGGGCGGTGAGTACTACGACGCGGCGCTGGGCGAGGGGCCCCACCGTGGCCTCGCACTCGCCCGCCGGATGGCGCTGCTGAACTACCGGAGCCCGATCGAGCTGAATCAGCGCTTTCAGCGCTCATGGCAGTCCGACGTCTCTCCGCTCGGCCGCGGCGGCCGGTTCGCCGTCGAGTCGTACCTCGACTTCCACGGCAACAAGTTCACCCGCCGCTTCGACGCGAACAGCTACCTGACGGTGGTCGAGGCGATGAACTCGCACGACATCGGGCGCGACCGCGGCGGGGTGGAACAGGCTCTGCACACCATCACAGCGAAGACTCTCGTGCTCGGCATCGACACCGACCGGCTGTTCCCGGTCGACGGGCAGCAGCGCATCGCGCGCAGCGTGCCCAACCTCATCGACGACGAGGCCGTCGTGCTGACGAGCGACTTCGGCCATGACGGCTTCCTCATCGAGACGGATCCGGTCGGCGCACACGTGGAGCGTCTGCTCGCTTCGTGA
- a CDS encoding bifunctional o-acetylhomoserine/o-acetylserine sulfhydrylase, which yields MTAAENWRFETKQIHSGAAPDPVTKARATPIYQTTSYVFDNADHAANLFALAEFGNIYTRIQNPTQDVLEQRLAALEGGTGALVLSSGQAASTFAILNIAEAGDHFVASSSIYGGTYNLFKYTLAKLGVEVTFVENQDDPEEWRAAVRPNTKLFFAETIGNPKINVLDIRTVADIAHENDVPLIVDNTIATPYLIRPFEHGADIVIHSVTKFLGGHGTTIGGAIVDGGTFAWSQHVDKFPGLTEPDPSYHGASYTTAVGDGLAYVIKARVQLLRDLGSAISPQSAWNLIQGIETLSLRIERHVQNAQEIAEWLENHDDVASVNYSGLPSSPWYAKANEYAPKGVGAVLSFELKGGVEAGREFVNSLTLFSHLANIGDVRSLVIHPASTTHSQLSPEQQLSAGVTPGLVRLSVGIENIDDLKADLENALSAARRVAEAARA from the coding sequence ATGACCGCAGCCGAGAACTGGCGCTTCGAGACCAAGCAGATCCACTCGGGCGCTGCGCCCGACCCGGTCACCAAGGCTCGCGCCACGCCGATCTACCAGACGACGTCGTACGTGTTCGACAACGCCGACCACGCCGCGAACCTGTTCGCGCTGGCCGAGTTCGGCAACATCTACACCCGCATCCAGAACCCCACCCAGGACGTCCTCGAGCAGCGCCTCGCCGCGCTCGAAGGCGGCACCGGCGCGCTCGTGCTCTCGAGCGGCCAGGCCGCATCGACCTTCGCGATCCTGAACATCGCCGAGGCCGGCGACCACTTCGTCGCCTCCAGCTCGATCTACGGCGGCACCTACAACCTCTTCAAGTACACCCTCGCCAAGCTCGGCGTCGAGGTGACGTTCGTCGAGAACCAGGACGACCCCGAGGAGTGGCGCGCCGCTGTGCGTCCGAACACCAAGCTGTTCTTCGCCGAGACCATCGGCAACCCGAAGATCAACGTGCTCGACATCCGCACCGTCGCCGACATCGCGCACGAGAACGACGTGCCCCTGATCGTCGACAACACCATCGCGACCCCCTACCTGATCCGTCCCTTCGAGCACGGTGCCGACATCGTGATCCATTCGGTCACGAAGTTCCTCGGGGGTCACGGCACCACGATCGGCGGCGCGATCGTCGACGGCGGCACGTTCGCCTGGTCGCAGCACGTCGACAAGTTCCCCGGCCTCACCGAGCCCGACCCCTCGTACCACGGCGCGTCGTACACGACCGCGGTCGGCGACGGCCTTGCGTATGTCATCAAGGCCCGCGTGCAGCTGCTGCGCGACCTCGGGTCCGCGATCTCGCCCCAGAGCGCCTGGAACCTCATCCAGGGCATCGAGACCCTGTCGCTGCGCATCGAGCGCCACGTGCAGAACGCGCAGGAGATCGCCGAGTGGCTCGAGAACCACGATGACGTCGCGTCGGTGAACTACTCCGGCCTGCCCTCGTCGCCCTGGTACGCGAAGGCCAACGAGTACGCTCCCAAGGGCGTCGGCGCGGTGCTGTCGTTCGAGCTGAAGGGCGGCGTGGAAGCCGGTCGCGAGTTCGTGAACAGCCTGACGCTGTTCAGCCACCTCGCGAACATCGGCGACGTGCGCTCGCTCGTCATCCACCCCGCATCGACCACCCACTCGCAGCTCTCGCCCGAGCAGCAGCTGTCGGCCGGCGTCACGCCGGGCCTCGTGCGGCTGTCGGTCGGAATCGAGAACATCGACGACCTCAAGGCCGACCTCGAGAACGCGCTGAGCGCCGCTCGTCGCGTCGCCGAGGCCGCTCGCGCCTGA
- a CDS encoding SDR family oxidoreductase, which translates to MVIRRAVVTGASSGIGEATVRVLRAQGWEVVGVARREKRLAALADETGASAVACDLTEPEAVDALVAELERTGPVHALVQVAGGARGTDSVEHASIDDWQWMYDANVLASQRLVAALLPMLRKAASADGHADTVFVTSTAAQNPYPGGAGYNAAKAAEAMLVKVLRQELHGEPIRVVEVAPGMVHTEEFALNRLGGDAAAAESVYEGVAEPLIAEDVAELIAYALNAPRRVNLDLVTMRPLAQAAQHLLARGPLHVRTDD; encoded by the coding sequence ATGGTGATCAGACGAGCCGTGGTGACCGGAGCCAGTTCAGGTATCGGGGAGGCGACCGTGCGCGTGCTGCGCGCGCAGGGCTGGGAGGTCGTGGGCGTCGCACGGCGCGAGAAGCGCCTCGCGGCGCTCGCCGATGAGACAGGGGCATCTGCCGTCGCGTGCGACCTGACCGAACCAGAGGCCGTCGACGCACTCGTGGCCGAGCTCGAGCGCACCGGTCCCGTGCATGCGCTGGTGCAGGTGGCCGGCGGCGCGCGCGGCACCGACAGCGTCGAGCACGCCTCGATCGACGACTGGCAGTGGATGTACGACGCCAACGTGCTCGCGTCGCAGCGCCTCGTGGCGGCCCTGCTGCCGATGCTGCGCAAGGCGGCGTCCGCCGACGGGCACGCCGACACGGTGTTCGTGACCTCGACTGCGGCGCAGAACCCCTACCCGGGTGGTGCGGGATACAACGCGGCCAAGGCAGCCGAGGCGATGCTCGTCAAGGTGCTCCGCCAGGAGCTGCACGGCGAGCCGATCCGCGTCGTGGAGGTCGCGCCGGGAATGGTGCACACCGAGGAGTTCGCCCTCAACAGGCTGGGCGGTGACGCGGCCGCCGCGGAATCGGTCTACGAAGGCGTCGCCGAGCCCCTGATCGCCGAGGACGTGGCAGAGCTCATCGCGTATGCGCTGAACGCGCCTCGTCGCGTGAATCTCGACCTGGTCACGATGCGTCCGCTCGCGCAGGCGGCGCAGCACCTGCTGGCCCGTGGGCCGCTGCACGTGCGCACGGACGACTGA
- a CDS encoding uracil-DNA glycosylase gives MRRTLAQLADAGMIDGGWAEALQPVQPLITELGDRLRAEEAAGRSYLPAGANVLRAFQRPLADVRVLITGQDPYPTPGHPIGLSFAVERDVRPLPRSLGNIYKERHSDLGIPPAPHGDLTAWSDQGVLLLNRVLTVRPGAPASHRGWGWEKVTELAIRALVARQQPLVAVLWGRDAAGLKPLLGQTPMIESAHPSPLSASRGFFGSRPFSRTNALLEAMGADGVDWRVEGEA, from the coding sequence ATGCGGCGAACCCTCGCCCAGCTCGCCGACGCGGGCATGATCGACGGCGGATGGGCTGAGGCGCTGCAACCCGTGCAGCCGCTCATCACCGAGCTCGGCGACCGGCTGCGTGCAGAAGAGGCTGCGGGACGCAGCTACCTGCCTGCCGGTGCGAACGTGCTGCGTGCCTTCCAGCGGCCCCTCGCGGATGTGCGGGTGCTGATCACCGGGCAGGACCCCTACCCCACGCCGGGGCACCCCATCGGCCTGTCGTTCGCAGTGGAGCGCGACGTGCGCCCGCTGCCGCGCAGCCTGGGCAACATCTACAAAGAGCGGCACAGCGATCTCGGCATCCCGCCGGCTCCCCACGGCGATCTCACCGCCTGGAGCGATCAGGGCGTGCTGCTGCTCAACCGCGTCCTCACGGTGCGGCCCGGTGCGCCAGCATCTCACCGTGGCTGGGGCTGGGAGAAGGTGACCGAGCTGGCGATCCGCGCCCTCGTCGCACGTCAGCAGCCCCTCGTCGCGGTGCTGTGGGGCAGAGACGCTGCAGGGCTGAAGCCGCTGCTGGGCCAGACGCCGATGATCGAATCGGCGCATCCCTCGCCGCTCTCGGCGAGCCGGGGCTTCTTCGGCTCGCGTCCGTTCTCGCGCACGAATGCGCTGCTCGAGGCCATGGGGGCCGATGGCGTCGACTGGCGCGTGGAGGGTGAGGCGTGA
- a CDS encoding GNAT family N-acetyltransferase: MSDLRIRPVSDADLPAIRDIYNHYVRSSTVTFDEADSTLADWEGKGARIAAAGIPFLVAETEEGELLGYALGQPWSPKSAYRVTIENSIYLAPSAAGRGVGWALLAVFLDRCRDAGLRQVIAVIADRGAEASIGLHRKAGFVDAGRLVEVGEKFGERLGVHFLQKSL, translated from the coding sequence GTGAGCGACCTGCGGATCCGGCCGGTGTCGGATGCTGATCTCCCGGCGATCCGTGACATCTACAACCACTACGTGCGATCGTCGACCGTGACCTTCGACGAAGCGGACTCGACGCTGGCCGACTGGGAGGGCAAGGGCGCGCGCATCGCCGCCGCCGGCATTCCGTTCCTCGTGGCCGAGACCGAGGAGGGCGAGCTGCTCGGGTATGCGCTGGGCCAGCCGTGGTCTCCGAAGTCGGCGTATCGCGTCACCATCGAGAACTCGATCTATCTCGCCCCGTCTGCCGCGGGCAGGGGAGTGGGGTGGGCGCTGCTGGCGGTGTTCCTCGACCGCTGCCGCGATGCCGGCCTGCGGCAGGTCATCGCGGTCATCGCCGATCGAGGAGCGGAGGCGTCGATCGGCCTGCACCGCAAGGCGGGGTTCGTCGATGCGGGCAGGCTCGTCGAGGTGGGAGAGAAGTTCGGCGAACGGCTGGGAGTGCACTTCCTGCAGAAGTCGCTGTGA
- a CDS encoding nucleoside deaminase, translating to MRAEWMQAGLAAAVREAEEGIAEGGMPFGAAILHDGEVIAVGRNRQVQRGDFLAHAETEAIRDCLGRHGRVPEGAVLVATEGPCAMCAGAALITGFNAAVVGEVHHFAGHVSQLRAEGVDVEVLDDQACIDLVTRFRADHADLWARYSAG from the coding sequence ATGCGGGCTGAGTGGATGCAGGCAGGGCTCGCCGCTGCCGTGCGCGAAGCGGAGGAGGGAATCGCCGAGGGAGGGATGCCGTTCGGCGCGGCCATCCTGCACGACGGCGAGGTGATCGCGGTCGGGCGCAACCGTCAGGTGCAACGCGGTGACTTCCTCGCGCACGCCGAGACCGAGGCGATCCGCGACTGCCTGGGCCGTCACGGACGGGTGCCGGAGGGGGCTGTGCTCGTGGCCACAGAAGGGCCCTGCGCGATGTGCGCGGGAGCCGCGCTGATCACCGGCTTCAATGCGGCTGTCGTCGGCGAGGTGCACCACTTCGCAGGACACGTGTCGCAGCTGCGCGCAGAGGGCGTCGACGTCGAGGTCCTCGACGATCAGGCCTGCATCGATCTGGTCACGCGCTTCCGCGCCGACCATGCCGATCTGTGGGCCCGCTACTCCGCCGGCTGA
- a CDS encoding NCS1 family nucleobase:cation symporter-1: MSNSDISPVTHQTWGVYNLFAMWMSNVHSVAGYVFAAGLFTLGLAGWQVFTALLVGITLIYFFTNLAGRGGQKYGIAFAALCRPAFGVYGANIPSMIKATTATAWYGIQTWVSSTALVVVVLRFFPDLQPLAENSILGLSTLGWGCFAFMWLAQLIVFFYGWEAIRRFTDWAGPAIYVVMFALAIWIVVKAGGPSAISFTLGSKDLSGGAAWGMWLTAVALTVAWFAGTTLNFADFSRFMRSPAAMRKGNFLGLPVNFMLFAVATVVTTSGGLAVFGELITDPVELVARIDDTTAVLLGALTFMTATIATNIVANFVSGAMDVANLAPKIFTFRRAGLVASVVSVLIMPWNLYSNAAMVQYTLGTFSAFIGPIFGIVICEYFFVRRQHIDMDHLYTADPRGKYWYRRGFNPRAIAALLLAGGLATIIAQVPALGALAPFSWFFGCAFGIAFHWLLSKDRARAATDAG; this comes from the coding sequence TTGAGCAATTCCGACATCAGCCCGGTGACCCATCAGACCTGGGGGGTGTACAACCTGTTCGCGATGTGGATGTCGAACGTTCACTCCGTCGCCGGGTATGTGTTCGCCGCCGGGCTCTTCACACTGGGCCTCGCCGGCTGGCAGGTCTTCACAGCCCTCCTCGTCGGGATCACCCTGATCTACTTCTTCACGAACCTCGCCGGGCGCGGCGGCCAGAAGTACGGCATCGCCTTCGCCGCTCTCTGCCGCCCCGCGTTCGGCGTGTACGGCGCGAACATCCCCAGCATGATCAAGGCCACGACGGCGACCGCCTGGTACGGAATCCAGACGTGGGTGTCATCGACCGCGCTGGTCGTCGTCGTCCTGCGGTTCTTCCCCGACCTGCAGCCGCTCGCCGAGAACTCGATCCTCGGCCTGTCGACCCTCGGCTGGGGGTGCTTCGCCTTCATGTGGCTCGCGCAGCTCATCGTGTTCTTCTACGGATGGGAGGCCATCCGTCGCTTCACCGACTGGGCGGGGCCCGCGATCTACGTGGTCATGTTCGCGCTCGCCATCTGGATCGTGGTCAAGGCGGGTGGCCCGAGCGCGATCAGCTTCACCCTCGGCTCGAAGGACCTGTCAGGCGGTGCCGCGTGGGGAATGTGGCTGACCGCCGTCGCCCTCACGGTGGCGTGGTTCGCGGGCACGACCCTGAACTTCGCCGACTTCTCCCGCTTCATGCGGTCACCCGCGGCCATGCGCAAGGGGAACTTCCTCGGTCTGCCCGTCAACTTCATGCTGTTCGCCGTCGCGACCGTCGTCACCACCTCTGGTGGTCTGGCTGTCTTCGGCGAGCTGATCACAGACCCGGTCGAGCTCGTCGCCCGCATCGATGACACCACCGCGGTGCTGCTCGGCGCGCTCACCTTCATGACCGCGACCATCGCCACCAACATCGTGGCGAACTTCGTCTCAGGAGCCATGGACGTCGCGAACCTCGCACCCAAGATCTTCACCTTCCGCAGGGCGGGCCTGGTGGCTTCCGTCGTGTCGGTGCTGATCATGCCGTGGAACCTCTACTCCAACGCAGCCATGGTGCAGTACACCCTGGGCACCTTCTCGGCGTTCATCGGCCCGATCTTCGGCATCGTGATCTGCGAGTACTTCTTCGTGCGCCGTCAGCACATCGACATGGATCACCTGTACACAGCGGATCCTCGCGGCAAGTACTGGTACCGGCGCGGGTTCAATCCCCGGGCGATCGCGGCTCTGCTGCTGGCCGGCGGACTCGCGACGATCATCGCGCAGGTGCCGGCGCTCGGCGCGCTGGCGCCGTTCTCGTGGTTCTTCGGGTGCGCGTTCGGCATCGCATTCCACTGGCTGCTGTCGAAGGACAGGGCTCGGGCGGCGACCGATGCGGGCTGA
- a CDS encoding ABC transporter ATP-binding protein — protein MFERARTSVALHPTDLAIAEGESLGLIGESGSGKSTLVRLLLGLDRATSGRVVVDDREVDATARARSLHWLRRQTGLVFQDPYASLDPRMSAGQIIAEPLWALDIPGDHRARVGEVLAQVGLDADMADRHPHEFSGGQRQRIALARAIVHRPRILIGDEPMSALDVTVRAQILALLSRLRVEEGLTMITVSHDIGLVQHLSDTVAVMKDGRIVEHGATAAVLQHPADDYTKRLLAAVPVIPRA, from the coding sequence ATGTTCGAACGCGCCCGCACCAGCGTGGCGCTTCATCCGACCGACCTCGCGATCGCGGAGGGGGAATCGCTGGGGCTGATCGGCGAGTCGGGCTCGGGCAAATCGACGCTCGTGCGCCTGCTGCTCGGGCTCGACCGTGCGACCAGCGGACGGGTCGTCGTCGACGACCGGGAGGTGGATGCCACCGCGCGAGCCAGGTCGCTGCACTGGCTGCGCAGGCAGACCGGGCTCGTGTTCCAGGACCCGTACGCGTCACTCGATCCCCGGATGAGCGCGGGACAGATCATCGCCGAACCGCTGTGGGCTCTCGACATCCCCGGGGACCATCGCGCGCGCGTGGGCGAGGTGCTTGCTCAGGTCGGCCTCGACGCGGACATGGCCGATCGCCATCCGCACGAGTTCTCCGGCGGCCAGCGTCAGCGCATAGCGCTCGCACGCGCCATCGTGCACCGCCCGCGGATCCTCATCGGGGATGAGCCGATGTCAGCGCTGGATGTCACTGTGCGGGCGCAGATCCTCGCCCTCCTCTCGCGCCTGCGCGTCGAGGAGGGCCTGACGATGATCACGGTCTCGCACGACATCGGACTCGTGCAGCACCTCAGTGACACCGTCGCCGTGATGAAGGACGGCCGCATCGTGGAGCACGGAGCCACAGCCGCCGTCCTGCAGCATCCCGCCGACGACTACACGAAGCGCCTGCTCGCGGCAGTTCCGGTGATACCGAGGGCCTGA